The following DNA comes from Kitasatospora sp. NBC_01287.
CTCAGCCACCGGCTCGACCTCGGCGATGGGCTCGGCCTCGACAACCGGCTCGGTCCGGAGCTCGGGCTCAGCCACGGCCTGCGCGGGGAGCACCGCCTCGACGATCTCGACGGCCTCGGCGGCCTCGATCACCGGCTCGGCGGCGGCCTGGGCCGGCACCTCGACCACGGCGGGGCCGGGCTGGGCCGGCTCCTCGGTCGCGGGCTGCCCGTCCTCGCCCGCCCAGCGCGCATAGGCGTCCTGGGCCGCCGCGCGGTCCGCACGGGCCTCGGCCAGCTCGGTCAGCAGCTCGGTGAGACCGCCGTCCGCCAGGGCGGCGCGCAGGGTGCGCAGCTCGGGGAGGCGGAAGAGGGTGCCCTCGTCGGCGGCCAGGGCGTCCACCAGCTCGGCCAGCTCGGCGAACGGCAGCTCGGTCAGCTCCCGGTCCGCCAGCAGCCGCCCGAGCCCGCGGACCGCGCCGGCCAGGGTGTCGGCGGCCAGCCCGGTGCTCTCCAGCAGCTCGGCGTCGACCGGACGGGCGGTGCTCCCGGGGGTCGGGGAGAGCGACTGCCACTCGGTGCGCTCGGTGGCGGCCGCGATCAGCGCCGCGTGCAGCGCGTCGCGGCGCGGGCGGTCGGCGACCGCGAGCCGCTTGGCCTCCGCGCGAAGCTTGCGGCGCTGGCCCCAGGAGATCCGCAGCCCGCGCTCCTTGCGCCAGCTGCCGTTCGCGGTGGCCGCCGCCAGCGCGTCCAGGTCCGCCTCGTAGGCGCCCGAGCGCAGCGTGACGGCGGTCTCCTGGACCCGGCGGAGCAGGGCGACCAAGGTCAGCACCTCGGCCAGGGTGGCCGGCTCGCGCAGCGCGGCCTCGGCGGCCAGCAGCGCGGCGGCCTCGCGGAGCACGTCCTGGTCGCAGCCGCGCACCTCGGCGAGGACGGTGGAGGCGGCCCTGGCCTCCTCGGGTCCGGTCACGGTGTCGACGGCGGCGTACCAGGCGTGGGTGTCGGCGGCCAGCGTGAAGCCGCCCTGCTCGGCGTACCGGAGCAGGTCCTCGCGGAGGGCGGTCGCACGGTCGGCGACAGGACCGGCCGAGCGGTCCTGCGGCGGTACATCGGCGTTCTGCACGGGAAGTACTGTCATTGAGAACCGTCCGGTTCGAGTGCGGGGCAGACTGTCGGGGAAGACTGCGGCAGGCGGGGCGTTGAGGACGGCGGCCGGAGCGGGTGGAGCAGCTCCCGCGAACCGGCGTCCGTGCTGGTAGGCCAGGATACGGGTGGGCGTTCGAGGCTTGCACGCACCCGACCCCTTCGATCGCGCCCGTGCCGCGTCTTTCCCCCGGGACGACCAGTCGCCGAGTGTCTGACGGTCCGTCAGGCAGGCCCCGCACCGTTCCGCCGCCCCTTCGCCATCCACGCGTCGGCCGCCCGTCAGGCGCCGGTCAGCCGCCCGTCAGCAGCCGGGTGCCCGGGGGCAGCGCGCCGACCCGGCCGGCCTCGGCGAGGTGGTCGAGCAGCACCTCGTGCAGCGCGGCGGCCGCCCGGCTGAGCGGTAGTTCGGCGCCGCGGGCCAGCGCGATCACCCGGCCGATGCCCGGGGCCGCGAACGGGGTGACGGCCAGTCCGCTGCGGGCGGCCACCATGCCGGGCAGCACCGCGGGGCCCAGACCGGCCCGGACGAAGCCGAGCACCGCGTCCATCTCGCCGCCGGCCACCGCGAATTCGGGCTCGAAGCCGGCCGCCCGGCAGGCCGCGAGGGTGGTCTCGCGCAGGTCGTATCCCTCGCGGAACATCACCAGGGGCTGCCCGCGCAGATCCTCGATCCGGGCCGGGCCTCCCCCGGCGACGAGGGCGGCGGCAGGGGATGCGGCCGGAGATGCGGCGGGGGCCGAGACCAGCACCAGGTCCTCGTAGAGCAGTTCGGTGACCGCCAGGCCAGGAGCCGGACCCGCCTGCGGTGTGATGATCAGCGCGAGGTCGAGTTCACCGGCCACCAGGGTGCGGACCAGATCGCGCGAGCCGTCCTCGCCGACCAGCAGCTCGACGCCCGGGTGGCGGGTTCGGTAGGCGCGCAGCACGTCGGGGACCAGGCTGGCGCAGAGGCTCGGCGGGGCGCCGAGCCGGACCCGGCCGCGCCGCAGCTGCACCGTCTCCTGGACCGCGAGCCGGGCGCTCTCGGCGTCGGCCAGCATCCGCCGGGCCAGCGGGAGCAGCGCCTGGCCGGCGTCGGTGAGGGCGATGTTGCCGCGCGTGCGGTGGAACAGCTCCGCGCCCAACTCCCGCTCCAGCGAGCGGATCTGCTGGGAGAGCGAAGGCTGGGCGACATGCTCGTGGTCAGCGGCGCGGGTGAAGTGCCGCAGGTCGGCGACTGCGACGAAGTAGCGGAGCTGCTGCAGCTGCATACCCCCAGCATAGGCACTTCC
Coding sequences within:
- a CDS encoding LysR family transcriptional regulator, whose product is MQLQQLRYFVAVADLRHFTRAADHEHVAQPSLSQQIRSLERELGAELFHRTRGNIALTDAGQALLPLARRMLADAESARLAVQETVQLRRGRVRLGAPPSLCASLVPDVLRAYRTRHPGVELLVGEDGSRDLVRTLVAGELDLALIITPQAGPAPGLAVTELLYEDLVLVSAPAASPAASPAAALVAGGGPARIEDLRGQPLVMFREGYDLRETTLAACRAAGFEPEFAVAGGEMDAVLGFVRAGLGPAVLPGMVAARSGLAVTPFAAPGIGRVIALARGAELPLSRAAAALHEVLLDHLAEAGRVGALPPGTRLLTGG